One genomic window of Halolamina sediminis includes the following:
- a CDS encoding NAD(P)/FAD-dependent oxidoreductase, producing MYHVVGGGIAGLAAAYSLQQRGHEVRIFEGSDELGGLAASYETAGDPIEKFYHHLSKSEETIVRLADELGVGDRIEWLVGKNAYRIEGETYPMDTPWQILAFPHWSVYDKFRLGMLTLDVDVRGGIPAFDTYERLEAFEDQSAVEFAKEHTTENVYETFFEPLLDAKFGDRKGDVSAAWLLARIKFRGERDLLRGEILGYPEGGFEALLDPLIDAVGCDTVRTDTRVTDLGIEDGTVETVTTESGGETTTHDTEGVVVATMPNVLEELAGYTCEIDFQGAVCAVVTMDRPLTDTYWLNIADDAPFGALIEHTNFVPPARYGGQHLLYVASYVQSEDEWLATADDEEIEQEWLDAIGGMYPEFGREHVEQFRLAKAPRAAPIYEQGYLDTVVPYDLEADVADGLYYAGMASEAQYPERSLDGGIVAGFECAKRIDRKAD from the coding sequence ATGTACCACGTCGTCGGCGGCGGGATCGCCGGCCTCGCGGCCGCGTACAGCCTCCAGCAGCGCGGCCACGAGGTCCGGATCTTCGAGGGAAGCGACGAGCTCGGCGGGCTCGCGGCCAGCTACGAGACTGCGGGCGACCCGATCGAGAAGTTCTACCATCACCTCTCGAAGTCCGAGGAGACGATCGTCAGGCTCGCCGACGAGCTTGGCGTCGGCGACCGCATCGAGTGGCTGGTCGGGAAGAATGCCTACCGCATCGAGGGCGAGACCTACCCGATGGACACCCCGTGGCAGATCCTCGCGTTCCCCCACTGGAGCGTCTACGATAAGTTCCGGCTGGGGATGCTGACCCTCGACGTCGACGTCCGGGGCGGCATCCCCGCCTTCGACACCTACGAGCGGCTCGAAGCGTTCGAGGACCAGTCGGCCGTCGAGTTCGCCAAGGAGCACACGACCGAGAACGTCTACGAGACGTTCTTCGAGCCGCTACTCGACGCGAAGTTCGGCGACCGGAAGGGCGACGTGAGCGCGGCGTGGCTGCTCGCCCGCATCAAGTTCCGCGGCGAGCGCGACCTGCTCCGGGGCGAGATCCTCGGCTACCCCGAGGGCGGGTTCGAGGCGCTACTGGACCCACTGATCGACGCTGTCGGCTGCGATACCGTCCGGACCGATACTCGGGTCACGGACCTCGGGATCGAGGACGGGACCGTCGAGACGGTGACGACCGAGTCCGGCGGCGAAACGACGACCCACGACACCGAGGGCGTCGTCGTCGCGACGATGCCGAACGTGCTGGAGGAATTGGCGGGCTACACCTGCGAGATCGACTTCCAAGGCGCGGTGTGTGCGGTCGTGACGATGGATCGCCCGCTGACCGACACGTACTGGCTCAACATCGCCGACGACGCCCCCTTCGGCGCGCTGATCGAGCACACGAACTTCGTGCCGCCGGCGCGCTACGGCGGCCAACACCTCCTCTACGTCGCCTCCTACGTCCAGAGCGAGGACGAGTGGCTCGCGACGGCCGACGACGAGGAGATCGAGCAGGAGTGGCTCGACGCGATCGGGGGGATGTACCCCGAGTTCGGCCGCGAGCACGTCGAACAGTTCCGGCTGGCCAAGGCGCCGCGGGCCGCGCCGATCTACGAGCAGGGGTATCTGGATACGGTGGTGCCGTACGATCTGGAAGCTGACGTGGCCGACGGGCTCTACTACGCCGGGATGGCCAGCGAGGCCCAGTACCCCGAGCGCAGCCTCGACGGCGGCATCGTCGCCGGTTTCGAGTGTGCAAAGCGGATCGACCGAAAGGCGGACTGA
- a CDS encoding hemolysin family protein, which produces MVDVALSVGRLLVALVLVALNGLFVAAEFAFVRVRATSVEQLVDEGRTGAGALQDVMTDLDNYLAVTQLGITLASLGLGWAGEPAIASLLEPVLGSVLPPTFVHLVALAIGFSIITFLHVVFGELAPKTFAIARTERISLLLAPPMKLFYLLFYPGIVVFNGAANAFTGLLGVAPASESDETLGEREIRRVLARSGEEGDVDVAEVAMIERVFELDDTTVREVMVPLPDVVSVPADASLDDLREAVAASGHTRYPVVETDEPTQVVGFVDVKDVLSAVGDGESAVTAGDLAHEVIVVPETTSIDDLLVQFRDDSQQMAAVIDEWGSFEGIATVEDIVEAVVGDLTDTFDEAEPAIHRRSDGGIDVDGGVAIGAVNDVLGTEFGHEGVETVGGLVLSRLDRAPEHGDSVEIDGHVAEVTGVDGTRIATLRVREREDSDETPESEEPSESE; this is translated from the coding sequence ATGGTAGACGTCGCCCTCTCGGTCGGCCGGCTGCTCGTCGCGCTGGTGCTCGTCGCGTTGAACGGCCTGTTCGTCGCCGCGGAGTTCGCGTTCGTACGGGTGCGAGCCACCTCGGTCGAGCAGTTGGTCGATGAGGGACGCACCGGCGCGGGCGCGCTCCAGGACGTGATGACCGACCTCGACAACTACCTCGCCGTGACGCAGTTGGGGATCACTCTCGCCTCACTGGGGCTGGGGTGGGCCGGCGAGCCCGCGATCGCGTCGCTGCTGGAGCCCGTGCTGGGATCGGTGCTGCCGCCGACGTTCGTCCACCTCGTCGCGCTGGCTATCGGCTTCTCGATCATCACGTTCCTCCACGTCGTGTTCGGCGAGCTCGCACCCAAGACGTTCGCGATCGCCCGGACCGAGCGGATCTCGCTGCTGCTCGCGCCGCCGATGAAACTGTTCTACCTACTGTTCTACCCGGGGATCGTCGTGTTCAACGGCGCCGCCAACGCGTTCACGGGGCTGCTCGGCGTCGCGCCGGCGTCGGAGTCCGACGAGACGCTGGGCGAACGGGAGATCCGACGCGTGCTCGCACGCTCCGGGGAGGAGGGCGACGTCGACGTGGCCGAGGTCGCGATGATCGAGCGCGTGTTCGAACTCGACGACACCACGGTCCGGGAAGTGATGGTACCGCTGCCGGACGTGGTGAGCGTGCCGGCCGACGCGTCGCTCGACGACCTCCGGGAGGCCGTCGCGGCGTCGGGCCACACGCGCTACCCGGTCGTGGAGACCGACGAGCCGACACAGGTGGTCGGCTTCGTCGACGTGAAGGACGTGCTGAGTGCAGTCGGCGACGGCGAGTCGGCGGTCACAGCCGGCGATCTCGCCCACGAGGTCATCGTCGTGCCGGAGACCACGTCGATCGACGACCTGCTCGTGCAGTTCCGAGACGACAGCCAGCAGATGGCCGCGGTGATCGACGAGTGGGGCTCGTTCGAGGGGATCGCTACGGTCGAGGACATCGTGGAGGCCGTCGTCGGCGACCTCACGGACACGTTCGACGAGGCCGAACCGGCGATCCACCGGCGGAGCGACGGTGGGATCGACGTAGACGGCGGCGTCGCGATCGGCGCGGTGAACGACGTGCTCGGGACCGAGTTCGGCCACGAGGGCGTCGAGACGGTCGGTGGACTCGTGCTCAGCCGATTGGACCGCGCGCCCGAACACGGCGACAGCGTCGAGATCGACGGGCACGTCGCCGAAGTGACCGGCGTCGACGGGACGCGGATCGCGACGCTACGGGTCCGTGAGCGTGAGGATTCGGACGAGACTCCGGAGTCGGAGGAGCCCTCGGAGTCCGAGTAG
- a CDS encoding class I SAM-dependent methyltransferase yields the protein MPRPAAPTFPDACERLLRDPDGEHSLHTTLAPVFDRLTDAERVAGDFEAVRAFAPESGDALELGCGVGALLAHLNDRFDRTFGVDAHHDLLRFTAHRAPDTDVAVGNPLDPPTDATFDLVVAMAGPAAPPAVDDPADLIEAAADRLAPEGTLLLRAVTDADAVRDAVESLGVLTGSGYRMERSVTDLPSSGGIDLRMGYRATDEDSGDTATTSETIAVPVHDAESLRAAAEGAGLQDVRLVDGSGTTLLVARA from the coding sequence ATGCCCCGGCCCGCGGCACCGACGTTCCCGGACGCTTGCGAGCGCCTACTCCGCGACCCCGACGGCGAGCACTCGCTGCACACCACGCTTGCGCCCGTCTTCGACCGCCTGACCGACGCGGAACGCGTCGCCGGCGACTTCGAGGCGGTCCGAGCGTTCGCGCCCGAGTCCGGCGACGCCCTCGAACTCGGCTGTGGCGTCGGCGCGCTGCTCGCCCACCTGAACGACCGCTTCGACCGCACATTCGGCGTCGACGCCCACCACGACCTGCTCCGCTTCACGGCTCACCGCGCCCCAGACACGGATGTGGCCGTCGGCAACCCCCTCGACCCGCCGACGGACGCGACGTTCGATCTCGTGGTCGCGATGGCCGGCCCCGCGGCGCCGCCGGCGGTCGACGACCCCGCCGACCTGATCGAGGCCGCGGCCGACCGACTCGCGCCCGAGGGAACGCTCCTCCTGCGGGCGGTCACCGACGCCGACGCTGTCCGCGATGCTGTCGAGTCGCTGGGCGTGCTGACCGGCAGCGGCTACCGGATGGAGCGCTCGGTGACCGATCTCCCGAGCAGCGGCGGAATCGACCTCCGGATGGGCTACCGTGCGACCGACGAGGACAGCGGCGACACCGCGACGACCAGCGAGACGATCGCGGTCCCGGTCCACGACGCCGAGTCGCTCCGAGCGGCGGCGGAAGGCGCCGGACTGCAGGACGTCCGCCTCGTCGACGGCTCGGGGACGACGCTGTTGGTCGCTCGAGCCTGA
- a CDS encoding cold-shock protein, which produces MATGTVDFFNDTGGYGFIETEDADDDVFFHMEDVGGPDLEEGQEVEFDIEQADKGPRATNLTRL; this is translated from the coding sequence ATGGCGACTGGTACGGTTGATTTCTTCAACGACACGGGCGGTTACGGTTTCATCGAGACTGAGGACGCGGACGACGACGTGTTCTTCCACATGGAAGACGTCGGCGGTCCCGACCTCGAAGAGGGCCAGGAGGTCGAGTTCGACATCGAACAGGCCGACAAGGGCCCGCGCGCGACGAACCTGACCCGCCTGTAA
- a CDS encoding class I SAM-dependent methyltransferase, translated as MNPEDVREEWAERTGEFSPTYYAHKGPNEASEQVRDLVSHFLDREARVLEIGCSSGRHLAHLHDGGFENLHGIEINADAISVLREEYPDLAADATFHVGDAGEILPEFDDGAFDAVYSVETLQHIHPDEAETVFDEVGRVTGDLLLTVENESARGAGARGETDVSYVNDEFPLYHRDWKAIFEKRGFAQLLSESSKRRDTLRAFRRP; from the coding sequence GTGAATCCAGAGGACGTGCGCGAGGAGTGGGCCGAGCGGACCGGCGAGTTCTCGCCGACGTACTACGCCCACAAGGGGCCGAACGAGGCCAGCGAGCAGGTGCGCGATCTCGTCTCGCACTTCCTCGACCGCGAGGCGCGCGTGCTGGAGATCGGCTGTAGCTCCGGCCGCCACCTCGCCCACCTCCACGACGGCGGCTTCGAGAACCTCCACGGGATCGAGATCAACGCGGACGCCATCAGCGTGCTCCGCGAGGAGTACCCCGACCTCGCGGCCGACGCGACGTTCCACGTCGGCGACGCCGGCGAGATCCTGCCTGAGTTCGACGACGGCGCGTTCGACGCCGTCTACTCCGTCGAGACGCTCCAGCACATCCACCCCGACGAGGCCGAGACGGTGTTCGACGAGGTCGGCCGGGTGACCGGGGACCTACTGCTGACCGTCGAGAACGAGTCCGCCCGCGGCGCGGGCGCCCGCGGGGAGACAGACGTCTCCTACGTCAACGACGAGTTCCCGCTGTACCACCGCGACTGGAAGGCGATCTTCGAAAAGCGGGGGTTCGCACAGCTGCTCTCGGAGTCGAGCAAGCGCCGGGACACGCTGCGAGCGTTCCGTCGGCCCTGA
- a CDS encoding MaoC family dehydratase encodes MPVATVGDDAEVQREVTEETIEAYSELTGDENRLHTDPDYAAEGFFGGVVAHGMLGAGLISAALAALPGDIVYLSQDLDFEAPVRPGDTVRASVEVVAELGDDRVRVETVAEVVDGDEPTTVIDGEAVVLSVPHEE; translated from the coding sequence ATGCCTGTCGCGACCGTCGGCGACGACGCCGAAGTACAGCGCGAGGTGACCGAGGAGACCATCGAGGCGTACTCCGAGCTCACCGGCGACGAGAACCGCCTCCACACCGACCCCGACTACGCCGCCGAGGGGTTCTTCGGCGGCGTCGTCGCCCACGGGATGCTCGGTGCGGGACTGATCAGCGCCGCGCTGGCCGCGCTCCCGGGGGATATTGTCTACCTCTCGCAGGACCTCGATTTCGAGGCGCCGGTTCGTCCCGGCGACACGGTTCGGGCGAGCGTCGAGGTCGTCGCGGAGCTGGGCGACGACCGCGTGCGCGTCGAGACTGTCGCCGAAGTCGTCGACGGCGACGAGCCGACGACGGTGATCGACGGCGAGGCGGTCGTGCTCTCGGTGCCGCACGAGGAGTAG
- a CDS encoding alpha/beta fold hydrolase, producing the protein MPTAHNGDVALSYDREGPSDAPTVIFVEGLGYGKWMWQFQRDPLADSYDTIVFDNRGTGASDCPEGPYTIDEMAEDLGAVLDDAGVESAHVVGASMGGMIAQRFALEDDRAASLALLCTSHGGEDAVPVPPETQAFMFDVPEDADEREAIRYKMTPAISDGFAGSHPDLIEDIVDWRLDSDASEAGRNAQAAAVQAFDAADELGGLSLPTLLMHGTDDEVLPVENAHALAERLPHAELELFEGGPHLFFVEQAESVTDRLREFLDDHAR; encoded by the coding sequence ATGCCGACCGCACACAACGGCGACGTGGCCCTCTCCTACGATCGAGAGGGGCCGAGCGACGCGCCGACGGTAATCTTCGTCGAGGGCCTTGGCTACGGGAAGTGGATGTGGCAGTTCCAGCGCGACCCCCTCGCCGACTCCTACGACACGATCGTGTTCGACAACCGCGGGACGGGAGCCTCGGACTGCCCGGAAGGCCCCTACACGATCGACGAGATGGCCGAGGATCTGGGGGCGGTGCTCGACGACGCCGGCGTCGAGTCGGCCCACGTCGTCGGCGCGAGTATGGGGGGAATGATCGCCCAGCGCTTCGCGCTCGAGGACGACCGCGCCGCGTCGCTCGCGCTGCTCTGTACCTCCCACGGCGGCGAGGACGCCGTGCCGGTCCCGCCGGAGACACAGGCGTTCATGTTCGACGTGCCCGAGGACGCCGACGAGCGCGAAGCGATCCGGTACAAGATGACGCCCGCGATCTCCGACGGCTTCGCCGGATCGCACCCCGACCTGATCGAAGATATCGTCGACTGGCGGCTCGACTCCGACGCCAGCGAGGCCGGACGGAACGCACAGGCCGCTGCCGTACAGGCGTTCGACGCCGCCGACGAACTCGGCGGACTCTCGCTGCCGACGCTGCTCATGCACGGCACCGACGACGAGGTGCTGCCAGTCGAGAACGCCCACGCGCTGGCCGAGCGGCTCCCCCACGCGGAACTCGAACTGTTCGAGGGTGGCCCGCACCTCTTCTTCGTCGAGCAGGCCGAGAGCGTGACCGACCGACTTCGCGAGTTCCTCGACGACCATGCCCGGTAA
- a CDS encoding AMP-binding protein codes for MPGNGTNPVHGHSARPYDWVGAWSEKRAELSPDRVGLVDDTTGREFTYADLDARANRTARLLCDHGVADGERVAVVSRNRPALVDLFFACGKTGGVLAPLSHRLAARELGELLANVEPELLVVEAPFAAAVEDALDHVDLETTVRALPAEGEPTVDHPSLLDERPADDAPVETADLSMDDPALFLHTGGSTGTPKETVLTHGGLLWNSFNTITAWGLREDDTTPMVFPMFHTGGWNVLTLPLFHMGGEVLIAREFDPGEVLGLVEQTNASVLVAVPAVLRMMTEHDDWESTDLSTLRFAKSGGGPCRDAVLREWWGRGVDLSQGYGLTECGPNNFTMPDGWPREKADSVGVPAMHVDARVVDDAGEEVEQGEVGELELASPHAADRYWGNESESRGTFGATGDAEHGWVSTGDLVSVDEEGYYYVEGRKKNMFVSGGENVYPAAVENALTDHPKVDEAVVVPIPDETWGEVGKAVVVGDESLGLDELTAFLDGRLASFKHPKALVFVDEMPTSGPSKIDRTSLKEEFGE; via the coding sequence ATGCCCGGTAACGGAACCAATCCCGTCCACGGCCACAGCGCCCGGCCGTACGACTGGGTGGGCGCCTGGAGCGAGAAGCGCGCCGAACTCTCGCCGGACCGCGTCGGCCTCGTCGACGACACCACGGGGCGGGAGTTCACGTACGCCGACCTCGACGCGCGGGCGAACCGGACCGCGCGCCTGCTCTGCGACCACGGCGTCGCCGACGGCGAACGCGTCGCCGTCGTCTCCCGGAACCGCCCCGCGTTGGTCGACCTCTTTTTCGCCTGCGGGAAGACCGGCGGCGTGCTCGCCCCGCTCTCACACCGCCTCGCCGCACGGGAACTCGGTGAACTGCTCGCGAACGTCGAACCGGAACTGCTCGTGGTCGAAGCACCCTTCGCCGCAGCCGTCGAGGACGCGCTCGACCACGTCGATCTGGAGACGACCGTCCGCGCGCTGCCCGCCGAGGGGGAGCCGACGGTCGATCACCCCTCCCTGCTCGACGAGCGACCCGCGGACGACGCGCCGGTCGAGACCGCCGACCTCTCGATGGACGACCCAGCCCTCTTTCTCCACACCGGCGGCTCGACCGGGACGCCGAAGGAGACCGTGCTGACCCACGGGGGGCTGCTCTGGAACTCGTTCAACACCATCACGGCGTGGGGACTGCGCGAGGACGACACCACGCCGATGGTGTTCCCGATGTTCCACACCGGCGGCTGGAACGTGCTCACGCTCCCGCTGTTCCACATGGGCGGCGAGGTCCTCATCGCCCGGGAGTTCGACCCCGGCGAGGTGCTGGGGCTGGTCGAGCAGACGAACGCGTCGGTGCTCGTCGCGGTCCCCGCGGTGCTGCGGATGATGACCGAACACGACGATTGGGAGAGTACCGACCTCTCGACGCTGCGGTTCGCCAAATCCGGCGGCGGCCCGTGTCGCGACGCCGTCCTCCGCGAGTGGTGGGGCCGCGGCGTCGACCTCTCGCAGGGGTACGGGCTGACCGAGTGCGGCCCGAACAACTTCACGATGCCCGACGGCTGGCCCCGCGAGAAGGCCGACAGCGTCGGCGTGCCGGCGATGCACGTCGATGCCCGCGTCGTGGATGACGCCGGCGAGGAAGTCGAGCAGGGCGAAGTCGGCGAGCTCGAACTCGCCTCTCCCCACGCGGCGGACCGCTACTGGGGGAACGAGAGCGAAAGCCGCGGGACGTTCGGCGCCACGGGCGACGCCGAGCACGGCTGGGTCTCCACGGGCGACCTCGTCAGCGTGGACGAGGAGGGGTACTACTACGTCGAGGGTCGGAAGAAGAACATGTTCGTCTCCGGCGGGGAGAACGTCTACCCCGCCGCCGTCGAGAACGCGCTGACCGACCACCCGAAAGTCGACGAGGCGGTCGTCGTCCCGATCCCGGACGAGACGTGGGGCGAGGTGGGGAAGGCGGTCGTCGTCGGCGACGAGTCGCTCGGACTCGACGAACTGACCGCGTTCCTCGACGGGCGGCTGGCGTCGTTCAAACACCCGAAAGCGCTGGTGTTCGTCGACGAGATGCCGACCTCGGGACCGTCGAAGATCGACCGGACGTCCCTCAAAGAAGAGTTCGGGGAGTAG
- a CDS encoding universal stress protein, with protein MISQVLVPMDDSEMARRALEYALENHPDADITVIHVLGGPSPWGTAATSLALADDLEAAAEEQAEELFDDARDLAAEYDVEISTIIELGHPARAILNRADEFDAVVIGTHGGSMADRLVVGNVTQKVFRRSPVPVIVAR; from the coding sequence GTGATCTCTCAGGTTCTCGTTCCGATGGACGACTCGGAGATGGCCCGGCGAGCGCTCGAGTACGCCCTCGAGAACCATCCGGACGCGGACATCACCGTCATACACGTCTTGGGCGGACCGTCGCCGTGGGGGACGGCAGCGACGTCGCTCGCGCTCGCGGATGACCTCGAAGCGGCCGCCGAAGAACAGGCGGAGGAGCTGTTCGACGACGCCCGGGACCTCGCCGCCGAGTACGACGTCGAGATCTCCACCATCATCGAACTGGGCCATCCGGCTCGGGCGATTTTGAACAGGGCCGACGAGTTCGACGCGGTCGTTATCGGCACCCACGGTGGCTCGATGGCCGACCGACTGGTCGTCGGGAACGTCACCCAGAAAGTGTTCCGCCGGTCGCCGGTCCCCGTCATCGTGGCCCGGTGA
- a CDS encoding SDR family oxidoreductase: protein MTDDPTPGADGPDLTAANVLEADDDRYAADSVALVTGAASGIGRAVAVALAANGCTVAAADVDADGLADTTDRGADLDAPGAIHTIEGDLTEDDDIERVVDTAAEYGDLRFLANVAGLQHVAPIEEFPAEKYDLMQRVMLRAPTLLSKHAFPHMREAGGGAVGNMASVHGHYTTSDKVAYNVCKFGIRGLTQSLAAEGDGDVRAFSVSTGYVSTPLVTGQIPDTAEQRGLTEQEVVEDVMLGQSRTKRMMSPVEVANLFVFGFSKHAKHLNGGDLLFDGGMTGTYE from the coding sequence ATGACCGACGACCCCACCCCGGGCGCCGACGGCCCGGACCTCACCGCCGCGAACGTTCTCGAGGCCGACGACGACCGCTACGCCGCCGATTCGGTCGCACTGGTCACCGGCGCGGCCTCGGGAATCGGCCGCGCGGTCGCGGTCGCGCTGGCGGCCAACGGCTGCACCGTCGCCGCGGCCGACGTGGACGCCGACGGCCTCGCCGACACCACCGACCGCGGAGCCGACCTTGACGCGCCGGGCGCGATCCACACGATCGAAGGGGATCTGACCGAGGACGACGACATCGAGCGGGTCGTCGACACCGCGGCGGAGTACGGCGATCTGCGCTTCCTCGCGAACGTCGCGGGGCTCCAGCACGTCGCGCCGATCGAGGAGTTCCCTGCCGAAAAGTACGACCTGATGCAGCGGGTGATGCTCCGCGCGCCCACGCTGCTGTCCAAGCATGCGTTCCCGCACATGCGCGAGGCCGGCGGCGGCGCGGTCGGGAACATGGCGTCGGTCCACGGCCACTACACGACGAGCGACAAAGTGGCGTACAACGTCTGTAAGTTCGGCATTCGGGGGCTCACGCAGTCCTTAGCGGCCGAGGGTGACGGCGACGTGCGGGCGTTCTCGGTGTCGACGGGGTACGTCTCGACGCCGCTTGTGACCGGGCAGATTCCGGACACCGCTGAACAGCGCGGTCTGACCGAGCAGGAAGTGGTCGAGGACGTGATGCTCGGACAGTCGCGGACGAAGCGAATGATGAGCCCTGTCGAGGTCGCGAACTTGTTCGTGTTCGGCTTCTCGAAGCACGCGAAACACCTCAACGGCGGGGATCTGCTGTTCGACGGCGGGATGACGGGGACGTACGAGTGA
- a CDS encoding helix-turn-helix domain-containing protein — protein MIDIALDMRQYDCPFIDTTDDAELSFAASYWEFNPAAGELETRMVVEAPDRHELDQGLSMLREHRGMEGFDLLAKRDGAARIRTTIQETSAMSTIRQNDGYVTGPFYIEDGRETWHVGFDNDGLADGALAGLERNNDFSVLSREDTSIPEISELMSNAGAAMTLINGCRELSETERETLETAVEGGYFESPRGATLGDLADEFDVSKPAASKNLRRAERKLIDRVVDALGELE, from the coding sequence ATGATCGACATCGCACTCGATATGCGGCAGTACGACTGCCCGTTCATCGACACGACGGACGACGCCGAACTGAGCTTCGCCGCCTCCTACTGGGAGTTCAACCCCGCGGCCGGGGAGCTCGAGACCCGGATGGTCGTCGAGGCGCCGGACCGCCACGAGCTCGATCAGGGGCTGTCGATGCTCCGCGAGCACCGGGGGATGGAAGGGTTCGACCTGCTCGCCAAGCGCGACGGGGCGGCCCGCATCCGGACCACGATCCAGGAGACCAGTGCGATGAGCACGATCCGGCAGAACGATGGCTACGTCACCGGCCCGTTCTACATCGAGGACGGCCGCGAGACGTGGCACGTCGGCTTCGACAACGACGGGCTCGCCGACGGCGCGCTCGCGGGGCTGGAGCGCAACAACGACTTCTCGGTGCTCTCCCGGGAGGACACTAGCATCCCGGAGATCTCCGAGCTGATGAGCAACGCCGGCGCGGCGATGACGCTGATAAACGGCTGTCGGGAGCTCTCCGAGACGGAGCGCGAGACGCTCGAAACCGCGGTCGAGGGGGGGTACTTCGAGAGCCCGCGCGGCGCGACGCTGGGCGATCTGGCCGACGAGTTCGACGTCTCCAAGCCCGCGGCGTCGAAGAACCTCCGTCGCGCCGAGCGGAAGCTGATCGATCGGGTGGTCGACGCACTGGGAGAGCTGGAGTAG
- a CDS encoding ABC transporter substrate-binding protein, giving the protein MARKLSRRGMLRATGVAGVAGLAGCTGALSGGSGMSIGVLQPVSGDLGYYGKQALWGFFSGMAYKGDTDPIEESTTGSYTVTAGDTEYELIVRDTQFSADTAQSAATDLVENEDVDMLFGTASSGAATRVIDTVVDTAEVPFMAGPAASAGITSNEGTCSDLVFRASENTAMDARSGGKYVATETDISSVYLFGADYSFGRAVVNNYEQVLANNGVEILDKRFVPQGYSEWDGLLQNAEDAGADGVVGGFTVSTLPQMFTAYLQGDYSYSVFGGLATQVTSQVVGQTLQQALGEPLTQEKLDNSGLGPFTTRYHWNQYDNEINSSFVDSYTSAYGVVPDLFTSGTFTAASAIVQAVEESGSTSGSDVAGALRGMTVTDTPKGENGYTFQEYNNQARSAMTVANLAPTSDEWAENWDAAIQPGEPLATIGKGETTIPADAPGMNCSL; this is encoded by the coding sequence ATGGCGCGAAAGCTATCGCGGCGAGGCATGCTTCGAGCGACCGGCGTTGCCGGCGTCGCCGGGCTCGCAGGCTGTACAGGCGCACTGAGTGGCGGCAGCGGCATGAGCATCGGCGTGCTCCAGCCGGTCTCCGGTGACCTCGGCTACTACGGGAAGCAGGCGCTCTGGGGGTTCTTCTCCGGAATGGCCTACAAGGGCGACACCGACCCGATCGAGGAGTCGACCACGGGGAGCTACACCGTGACCGCCGGCGACACCGAGTACGAACTGATCGTCCGTGACACGCAGTTCAGCGCGGACACCGCCCAGTCGGCGGCGACCGACCTCGTGGAGAACGAGGACGTGGACATGCTCTTTGGCACCGCGTCCTCCGGCGCGGCGACCCGCGTGATCGACACGGTCGTCGACACCGCGGAGGTGCCGTTCATGGCCGGTCCCGCGGCGTCGGCCGGCATCACCTCGAACGAGGGCACGTGTTCCGATCTCGTATTCCGGGCCTCCGAGAACACGGCGATGGACGCCCGCTCCGGCGGGAAGTACGTCGCGACCGAGACCGACATCTCGTCGGTGTACCTGTTCGGCGCCGACTACTCGTTCGGTCGCGCGGTCGTCAACAACTACGAGCAGGTGCTCGCGAACAACGGCGTGGAGATCCTCGACAAGCGCTTCGTCCCGCAGGGGTACAGCGAGTGGGACGGGCTGCTCCAGAACGCCGAGGACGCTGGCGCCGACGGCGTCGTCGGCGGGTTCACCGTCTCGACGCTCCCGCAGATGTTCACGGCCTACCTCCAGGGCGACTACAGCTACTCCGTCTTCGGCGGGCTGGCGACACAGGTCACCAGTCAGGTCGTCGGGCAGACGCTCCAGCAGGCGCTCGGCGAGCCGCTCACACAGGAGAAGCTCGACAACTCCGGGCTCGGCCCGTTCACGACGCGCTACCACTGGAACCAGTACGACAACGAGATCAACAGCTCGTTCGTCGACTCCTACACGAGCGCCTACGGCGTCGTGCCGGACCTGTTCACGTCGGGGACGTTCACCGCGGCCTCCGCGATCGTCCAAGCCGTCGAGGAGTCCGGCTCCACGAGCGGCAGCGACGTGGCCGGCGCGCTCCGGGGGATGACGGTCACGGACACGCCCAAAGGCGAGAACGGCTACACGTTCCAGGAGTACAACAACCAGGCCCGCTCGGCCATGACGGTCGCGAACCTCGCACCCACGAGCGACGAGTGGGCCGAGAACTGGGACGCCGCGATCCAGCCCGGCGAGCCCCTCGCGACGATCGGCAAGGGCGAGACCACGATCCCCGCCGACGCGCCGGGGATGAACTGCTCGCTGTAG